Sequence from the Ziziphus jujuba cultivar Dongzao chromosome 9, ASM3175591v1 genome:
GGAGAGAGGTAAGTTGTTGTATCCCATCAGGGAGAGTTTCTAGTCGTGGAAAATCAATAAGCGAGAAAGAACGAAGGCTTTTAAGAGCTTGCCACATCTAAAAGTTCTCATCATGATCACCCTCGTGGTTGTGGAATATGTCAAGTGCCTCATAGCTGGTGCTAATCTTTAGCTCTTGAAGAGAGCTGAGATGTCGAATAGCAGTAGACAAGTACTTCAATCGTAGACACCCATGGATATAAAGAGTCTTGAGAGAAGTGAGGCCTGTTGGCTCATCTGGGAGAGATTGTAGATTCTCAATCAGAGAAATAAACAATTTAGACAAATTTGAGAGAGGAGAGATTGACGAAGACGAAGCTGTTGCTTTGTTCTTCATAATCATCATCTGTTGTGTTCGTTGGAAAGTCTTCAAGCTAGAATCTCGCAACTCAAGTTCTTTAAGGTAGGGGTAAAGTGGCATGGAAGTCAGTTTGGGGCAACTCCATATGGTTAAAAGACAGGTGAATGAAGGTAAACAACAACAATTTctatcatctttttcttcttcttcttcttcttctttaacatGATTATCCTTTCACCATCCCTTTAGGTTGGGCAAGTGTTGAAGCACAAGGGCTTTGTAAGGTTAAGAGCAGCGGTGTTGGGGTGGAGAATCTACATCAATTGAAATATACTGCAGAGAATGCATCCTAATCAACTGCAGTGATTTAAGACATGGGAGTTGATTCAGTGGcaataaattttggattttctcTCATCCATCTAAGTACAATGTGGTGAGACTTGTAAGGTAGGGAAACCAATTTGGAAGTCTAACACCCCTGTAAGAATGTATAGTCAATCCTCTATGGTTTTGGTGTGGTTTGCTTGTTGAAAAGTTCATtatatggtttgaagcaatctcTAAGGTAGTGGTAAAAGAGATTTGACACTTATGTGTTAAGAGTTGGATTTAAGAGAAGTATATATGACAGTTGTTTATATTAGAAAGGTGAAAACTATCATGAGTCAGTCTACTTACTCTTATATGTAGATTATATGTTATTAACTAgtcaaaacatgaaaaatatcaaaatcataAAGGATGTATTGAAGGCAGAATTTTATATGGACCAGTGAAAAAGATTTTAGGCATGAACATTGAAAGGGATAGATTGAAGAATCAACTTTTCTTAAATAAGAAGGGTTAAGTACAgaaaatattatctaaattttCAATGAGTACTGCAAATCCAGCAAATGTACCACTTGGGAAACACTACAACTTATTTGCTAGTTTGTGTTCTTaaactgaagaagaaaaagaagctaTGAGTAATGTACCATATGTAAATGCAATAGGGTTTGTCATGCATACTATGATCTGTACAAGACCAGATCTTGCTCATGCAATCAGTGTTCTTAGTAGGCATATGGCAAATTCTGGAAGAAAGCATTGGAAAGCTTTTCAATGGCTTCTCAAATATCTTAAGGGAACTTTTAAAGTTGGTTTGATGTTTAATCACTGTAAAAAAGGTGTCGTTCTAAAAGGTTATGTAGATTTTGATTATGCAGGTGACAAAGATAGAAGAAGATCAACTAGTTTTTATATGTTTACACTTTGCAACAATTGTATCAATTAGAAGTCTCTACTGCAATCAAGAGTAACCTTATCTTTAACCGAAGCAAAATATATAGCAACTGCAGAAGCTATGAAAGAAGCTTTATGGTTAAAGGGTCTACTGCAAGAATTGAAGCTTTTAGAGGAAGAAGTTATAGTATATTCAGACAGTCGAACCTCAATTCACCTATGTAAAAATTGAGTATATCATGATCAAACAAAACATATTGATGTGAATTACCATTTCACAAGGGA
This genomic interval carries:
- the LOC132799418 gene encoding uncharacterized protein LOC132799418, giving the protein MPLYPYLKELELRDSSLKTFQRTQQMMIMKNKATASSSSISPLSNLSKLFISLIENLQSLPDEPTGLTSLKTLYIHGCLRLKYLSTAIRHLSSLQELKISTSYEALDIFHNHEGDHDENF